Proteins encoded within one genomic window of Mesobacillus subterraneus:
- a CDS encoding DeoR/GlpR family DNA-binding transcription regulator — translation MLTPERHQLILQLIKDKPIVKIQDIVDITEASESTIRRDLTILEEGKFLKRVHGGAARLRGKLQEPSMVEKSTKNLQEKKQIAQYAASLVEDGDSIYLDAGSTVFEMISSLQVKDIVVVTNGLMHLPQLLERNIETYVIGGFVKPKTNAIIGRGALASLEQYRFDKCFLGVNGIDPHSGYTTPDQEEAMIKQKAMSLSRESFVLADDSKFSEITFAKIADLHEASIITNTIDEEHKGQYTSKTSIKVVTS, via the coding sequence ATGTTAACACCTGAGCGCCACCAGCTCATCTTACAATTGATAAAAGACAAACCAATAGTGAAAATACAGGATATAGTTGATATCACTGAAGCTTCGGAATCGACCATTCGCCGCGACCTGACAATTCTTGAAGAGGGGAAGTTTCTTAAAAGAGTGCATGGCGGAGCTGCCAGATTAAGGGGGAAACTCCAGGAGCCAAGCATGGTTGAAAAATCTACCAAAAACCTTCAGGAAAAAAAACAAATCGCCCAATATGCAGCAAGCCTTGTGGAAGATGGTGACAGTATTTATCTTGATGCCGGGTCGACTGTTTTTGAAATGATCAGTTCTCTTCAAGTTAAAGATATTGTCGTGGTCACCAATGGTCTCATGCATCTACCGCAGCTGCTTGAAAGAAATATTGAAACATACGTGATAGGCGGATTTGTCAAGCCAAAAACGAATGCGATCATCGGAAGGGGAGCTCTGGCAAGCCTTGAACAGTATCGCTTTGACAAATGCTTCCTCGGAGTTAATGGAATCGATCCTCATTCAGGGTATACGACACCAGACCAGGAAGAAGCAATGATTAAGCAAAAAGCGATGTCTTTATCCCGGGAATCGTTTGTGCTTGCTGATGACAGTAAGTTCTCGGAGATCACGTTCGCGAAAATAGCAGACTTACATGAAGCATCGATCATCACCAATACAATTGATGAAGAACATAAAGGGCAATATACGAGCAAAACTTCAATAAAGGTTGTGACATCATGA
- a CDS encoding metallophosphoesterase family protein: MGSAVKIVVISDTHMPKKARHLPDRLLTDLEDCDYIIHAGDWQTMELYKELQQFGPVIGVAGNVDGPELNSLLKTKEILRAGDFLIGIVHGHGTGNTTEKRALESFKDDMVDCIVYGHSHIPVLKEINGVIVFNPGSPTDKRRQQEFSYGILTVGEDLRAEHIFLKRKIEIDIGKL, translated from the coding sequence GTGGGTTCAGCTGTGAAAATCGTGGTCATTTCTGACACTCATATGCCGAAAAAAGCTCGGCACTTACCAGATAGGCTGCTCACTGATTTAGAAGATTGTGATTACATAATACATGCTGGGGATTGGCAGACTATGGAGCTATATAAAGAGCTTCAACAGTTTGGACCGGTTATTGGAGTTGCCGGAAATGTGGATGGTCCTGAACTTAACAGTCTGCTCAAAACAAAAGAAATATTAAGAGCTGGCGATTTTCTTATAGGGATTGTCCACGGACACGGCACCGGGAACACTACTGAAAAAAGGGCATTAGAATCATTCAAGGATGACATGGTCGATTGTATTGTATATGGTCATTCTCATATACCTGTCCTAAAGGAAATCAATGGTGTAATAGTTTTTAATCCGGGCTCCCCGACTGATAAAAGAAGACAGCAGGAATTCTCTTATGGTATTCTGACAGTCGGGGAAGATCTCAGGGCAGAGCATATTTTTTTAAAGAGAAAAATTGAAATCGACATAGGCAAATTATAG
- a CDS encoding cytosolic protein, which translates to MKTFEVKFHAEDQVETMKVQKLSSEDYDQATEGGTRHLFDLNTNIGFFVFFDAEDKDGKEYYLMLQYEDQNEEPTNCYGFELKDFYEFSALYLNDLEFTEELNEEEGELGPVQHLAHLLYHIIEEGKTIEV; encoded by the coding sequence ATAAAAACCTTTGAAGTGAAATTTCACGCAGAAGACCAGGTGGAAACAATGAAGGTCCAGAAATTGAGCAGTGAGGATTATGACCAGGCTACTGAAGGCGGAACACGCCATTTATTTGATTTAAATACGAATATAGGTTTTTTTGTCTTTTTTGATGCAGAAGATAAAGATGGCAAAGAATATTATTTGATGCTTCAATATGAGGACCAGAACGAGGAGCCAACGAATTGCTACGGCTTCGAACTGAAGGACTTCTATGAATTTTCCGCATTATATTTGAATGATCTGGAATTTACTGAAGAACTTAACGAAGAAGAGGGAGAACTCGGCCCTGTTCAACACCTTGCCCATCTCCTTTATCATATTATTGAGGAAGGTAAGACAATAGAGGTATAA
- the ku gene encoding non-homologous end joining protein Ku, protein MHTIWKGSISFGLVNIPIKLHAATEDRDIKLRTLHKECHSPIKYEKTCPVCDVEVKNEDIVKAYEYTKGKFVVLEDEDLEALRKENEDKAVEIIDFVKINEIDPIYFQRSYFMSPNEGGGKAYSLLRKALEESQKVGIAKIIIRAKEQLAVVRVYNNTLVMETIHFPDEVRNTVDVPNVPEEDKVTGKELETAIMLIDQLTTEFAPDKYKDDYRTALLELIEAKRTGKEMVTPAEKEPVSNVTDLMAALQASIDRTKPEKNKEKAPSKKKKTGAKPKAKEKKQA, encoded by the coding sequence ATGCATACTATTTGGAAGGGAAGCATCAGCTTTGGACTTGTCAATATCCCAATTAAGCTTCATGCTGCGACTGAGGATCGGGACATCAAGCTGAGAACTCTTCATAAAGAGTGCCACTCGCCAATAAAATATGAGAAAACTTGCCCCGTGTGTGATGTAGAAGTGAAAAATGAAGACATCGTCAAAGCTTACGAATACACTAAAGGTAAGTTTGTTGTCCTTGAGGATGAGGATCTTGAAGCTTTAAGGAAAGAAAATGAAGATAAAGCAGTGGAAATAATCGACTTCGTTAAGATCAATGAAATCGACCCAATTTATTTTCAGCGAAGCTATTTCATGTCTCCGAATGAGGGTGGAGGAAAAGCCTATTCTCTGCTAAGGAAGGCTCTGGAAGAATCGCAGAAGGTCGGGATTGCAAAAATAATCATTCGGGCAAAAGAGCAGCTAGCAGTAGTAAGAGTTTATAATAATACGCTCGTCATGGAGACCATTCATTTTCCTGATGAAGTAAGGAACACGGTAGATGTTCCGAATGTACCAGAAGAAGATAAAGTAACAGGAAAAGAACTGGAAACGGCCATCATGCTGATTGATCAGCTGACAACGGAGTTTGCACCAGATAAATACAAGGATGATTATCGGACTGCATTATTAGAGCTTATTGAAGCGAAACGGACAGGAAAAGAAATGGTCACTCCTGCTGAAAAAGAGCCAGTTTCCAATGTAACAGACCTTATGGCAGCACTGCAGGCTTCTATCGACCGTACCAAACCAGAAAAGAACAAAGAAAAAGCTCCATCAAAGAAGAAAAAGACTGGAGCAAAACCAAAGGCAAAAGAGAAAAAACAGGCTTAA
- the dapF gene encoding diaminopimelate epimerase: MLIDLIKCHGSHNDFLLIDETDRNYKFDDFKRRDLALALCDRETSMGADGILFIRPSRVADAQYRIFNSDGTEASMCGNGLRCAGRYVCEKLGVEEAVIETMKANLKVKKHDEIFSDIPTYQVEISPVTFELKDLPLNLEQDTLIQEKIPQLSEELTFTALSVPNPHLTTIVSKEQLKSNLQTELSEKVNGPNDLFPDGVNVSFIRVLEKGSIFVRTFERGVGYTNACGTAMSASTLVTCLLGENELGQPINVYNNGGMVQCAVHKEDETYSIDLIGNATFVYTAQIDVDFSIEGFLTEILEQEDFDEEIKYSKLQEHAGKYLSQF; encoded by the coding sequence ATGTTGATTGATTTGATTAAGTGTCATGGTTCTCATAATGATTTTTTGCTGATAGATGAAACTGACCGCAATTATAAATTTGATGATTTCAAAAGAAGAGATTTAGCGCTGGCGCTGTGTGATAGGGAGACGTCAATGGGGGCAGACGGGATCCTGTTCATCCGTCCGAGCAGGGTAGCGGATGCTCAGTATCGGATTTTCAACTCTGATGGTACCGAGGCATCCATGTGTGGCAATGGGCTTCGCTGTGCAGGACGCTATGTCTGCGAGAAGCTTGGGGTTGAAGAAGCAGTGATTGAAACGATGAAAGCCAATCTCAAGGTGAAGAAGCATGATGAGATTTTCAGTGATATTCCAACATACCAAGTGGAAATATCACCGGTAACTTTTGAACTCAAAGATTTGCCGTTAAACCTTGAGCAGGATACGTTGATTCAGGAAAAGATTCCACAGTTATCAGAGGAATTGACATTTACGGCTCTGTCAGTTCCTAATCCTCATCTAACGACTATAGTAAGCAAAGAGCAATTGAAGTCCAATTTGCAAACGGAATTGAGTGAAAAGGTAAATGGTCCTAATGATCTTTTTCCTGACGGTGTCAATGTCAGTTTTATAAGGGTCCTTGAAAAGGGGAGTATCTTTGTAAGAACATTTGAACGCGGTGTCGGTTATACGAATGCGTGTGGAACAGCGATGTCCGCTTCGACACTTGTCACCTGCTTGCTGGGGGAGAATGAACTTGGCCAGCCGATCAATGTATACAATAATGGCGGCATGGTTCAATGCGCTGTTCATAAAGAAGATGAGACCTACTCCATTGACTTGATCGGCAATGCTACTTTTGTATACACAGCTCAAATAGATGTTGATTTTTCGATAGAGGGATTTCTCACGGAAATCCTGGAACAAGAGGATTTTGATGAAGAAATCAAATACAGTAAGCTGCAGGAGCATGCTGGAAAGTACTTAAGCCAATTCTAA
- a CDS encoding DUF6509 family protein: MNITGHTVELLEDPFGLLTGNRYEYFLNIEVDEEDELFTENGLLLKVLFLVNGEDRRILQSYFIEQETEKVLDFELEDEEVVQVKQYCAENLPAEDETNEETK, translated from the coding sequence ATGAATATTACTGGACATACTGTCGAACTACTTGAAGATCCATTCGGGCTTCTTACAGGGAACAGATATGAATACTTTTTAAATATTGAGGTAGACGAAGAGGACGAGCTTTTTACTGAAAATGGCCTGCTTTTGAAAGTGCTTTTTCTCGTAAACGGAGAAGATAGACGGATCCTGCAAAGCTACTTCATCGAACAGGAAACAGAAAAAGTTCTCGATTTTGAGCTTGAGGATGAAGAAGTGGTACAAGTAAAACAGTATTGCGCTGAAAACTTGCCCGCCGAAGATGAAACAAATGAGGAAACAAAGTAA
- a CDS encoding LysE family transporter translates to MSVSLLVSYIFLGLTLAAPIGPVNSARLDKGIKNGFWHAWIVGTGSMIADAIFMLLIYLGIVNFLDMPIIQIFLWLFGGFVLIYSGIDCIVKAYNIDLAFSRGKESMLKCFLTGFIMSISSPLSIIFWLGIYGSVLAKTASNYGRTDLLIYSSMIFIDLAMWDIFIAAITTGFRRFLNYSSLRAISILSGLSLLGFGVYFGYQGIKALAL, encoded by the coding sequence TTGAGTGTCAGTTTGCTAGTCAGTTATATCTTCCTTGGATTAACATTGGCAGCTCCGATTGGACCTGTAAATTCAGCCAGGTTGGATAAGGGGATCAAAAATGGATTCTGGCATGCCTGGATTGTAGGGACGGGTTCAATGATTGCAGATGCTATTTTTATGCTGTTAATCTATTTAGGTATTGTGAATTTTTTGGACATGCCTATTATCCAAATTTTCCTCTGGTTATTTGGAGGGTTCGTCCTGATCTACTCTGGAATTGATTGTATTGTAAAGGCGTATAACATTGATCTAGCTTTCAGTCGAGGAAAAGAATCGATGCTAAAATGTTTCCTTACTGGTTTTATTATGTCGATTAGCAGTCCTTTATCAATTATTTTCTGGCTAGGAATTTATGGTTCTGTACTGGCAAAAACGGCCAGCAATTATGGACGGACGGACCTGCTTATTTATAGCAGCATGATTTTCATCGACCTGGCAATGTGGGATATTTTCATAGCAGCGATAACGACTGGCTTCAGGAGATTTTTGAATTATAGCAGTTTGAGGGCTATATCAATATTGTCAGGTCTCTCTTTACTTGGTTTTGGCGTTTATTTTGGATACCAGGGTATCAAAGCGCTAGCACTTTAG
- a CDS encoding putative holin-like toxin, which yields MPLTVFETFMAMFSFASLILAILTLSQKK from the coding sequence ATGCCTTTGACAGTATTCGAGACCTTTATGGCGATGTTTTCTTTTGCCAGTCTAATCCTCGCAATCCTGACCTTGAGCCAAAAAAAATAG
- the pfkB gene encoding 1-phosphofructokinase, with amino-acid sequence MIYTLTLNPSVDYIVEADEIQLGSLNRSSNETKLPGGKGINVSRVLRSLGVESKATGFIGGFTGRYVEEFLNREGVQTRFVKVGGDTRINIKLKAGTETEINARGPEISTLAIESLKEQIMQLGNGDFLILAGSIPSSMPESIYEEIVQLCKKTGAEVIVDAEGDLLKSILDYKPFLIKPNHHELGQFFNRKITNADDAIFYGKKLVDAGAKNVIVSLAENGAVYINENDAYKAAVPQGIVRSSVGAGNSMVAGFMDQYLKTGDRKEAFRYSVASGSATAFSIGLCTPDKVEQLLQEVKI; translated from the coding sequence ATGATATATACACTAACTCTTAATCCATCAGTCGATTACATCGTGGAAGCAGATGAAATTCAACTAGGCAGTTTGAATAGGAGTTCAAATGAAACAAAGCTACCCGGCGGCAAAGGAATAAATGTCTCAAGGGTATTGCGCTCCCTTGGAGTAGAAAGCAAGGCTACAGGATTTATTGGAGGCTTCACCGGCAGGTATGTCGAGGAGTTTCTAAACCGGGAAGGCGTGCAAACAAGATTTGTAAAAGTTGGCGGAGATACAAGGATCAACATTAAGCTAAAAGCCGGAACAGAAACAGAAATAAATGCCCGTGGTCCTGAGATTTCAACACTAGCAATAGAGTCATTGAAGGAGCAGATCATGCAGCTCGGAAATGGCGACTTTCTGATTCTTGCTGGAAGCATTCCTTCAAGCATGCCTGAATCCATCTATGAAGAAATTGTTCAGCTCTGCAAGAAGACTGGGGCGGAAGTAATTGTTGACGCAGAGGGCGACCTGCTTAAAAGCATTCTTGACTACAAGCCATTCCTGATCAAGCCTAATCATCATGAATTAGGTCAGTTTTTCAATAGAAAGATCACCAATGCTGACGATGCCATTTTTTATGGAAAAAAACTAGTTGATGCTGGTGCTAAAAATGTCATTGTGTCTTTGGCTGAAAATGGTGCGGTCTATATCAATGAAAATGATGCCTATAAAGCCGCTGTTCCGCAAGGTATAGTTAGAAGCTCAGTTGGTGCCGGGAATTCAATGGTTGCTGGTTTCATGGACCAGTATCTAAAAACTGGTGATCGAAAAGAAGCATTCCGCTATAGTGTTGCATCTGGCAGCGCAACTGCGTTTTCAATCGGACTATGTACACCTGATAAAGTTGAACAACTTCTTCAAGAAGTCAAAATATAA
- a CDS encoding NAD-dependent epimerase/dehydratase family protein, with translation MRKVLVLGGTQYFGKKLVRKLIDNGDEVTVATRGTKSDPFGDDVKRLIIDREKKESMAAAFDGQSWDLVYDQSCFSPMEARDTSEALEGKADRYIFTSTQAVYDFGTLHAEANFIANTYPVEYKNRKEYVGYEGYKEAKRASEAVFHQLGYFEVASVRFPIVVSEDDYTERLKFHVDKILSGQPIGIPNPDLRYSFIHAEEAADFLLEIGNSKFVGAINPGSAGDISLGELVDKITLLTNQKAIVENSIESGTVSPFALPGSWSIDTSLASGLGFRFTELNQLFDQLIQFYIQKSDSN, from the coding sequence ATGAGAAAAGTACTTGTACTTGGGGGGACCCAGTATTTTGGAAAAAAACTGGTACGAAAGCTTATAGACAATGGAGATGAAGTGACAGTAGCCACGAGAGGAACAAAAAGTGATCCTTTTGGTGATGATGTAAAACGGCTGATCATTGATCGCGAAAAGAAAGAGTCCATGGCTGCAGCCTTCGATGGGCAGTCTTGGGACCTGGTGTATGATCAATCCTGTTTTTCGCCAATGGAGGCCAGGGATACGTCAGAGGCACTAGAGGGGAAGGCGGACCGCTATATTTTCACCTCTACGCAAGCGGTTTATGACTTTGGCACACTGCATGCTGAAGCTAATTTTATTGCAAATACATATCCCGTTGAATACAAAAACCGGAAGGAATACGTTGGATATGAAGGTTATAAAGAGGCGAAAAGAGCTTCTGAAGCGGTGTTCCATCAACTTGGTTATTTTGAAGTTGCTTCTGTCCGGTTTCCGATCGTTGTTTCAGAAGATGATTACACGGAACGCCTGAAGTTTCATGTAGATAAAATCCTTTCAGGACAACCAATAGGTATTCCGAATCCTGACTTGCGTTATAGCTTCATTCACGCTGAAGAAGCGGCTGATTTCTTGTTGGAAATCGGAAATTCAAAATTTGTGGGGGCAATTAATCCCGGCTCGGCAGGGGATATTAGTTTAGGAGAATTGGTTGATAAGATTACCTTGCTGACAAATCAAAAAGCGATTGTGGAAAATAGCATAGAAAGCGGCACCGTCTCCCCGTTTGCATTGCCTGGCTCCTGGTCAATCGACACATCACTAGCATCAGGGCTAGGCTTTAGATTTACCGAACTAAATCAATTGTTCGATCAATTAATACAATTTTATATTCAAAAGAGTGACTCGAATTAA
- a CDS encoding cold-shock protein codes for MAFGRKPPEEIVTAETKVWVCTSDDCNCWVRDNFKSSNVPACPICQSDMEQTTKVLEVVNNHSQNLIG; via the coding sequence ATGGCATTTGGAAGAAAACCGCCTGAAGAGATCGTAACCGCTGAAACGAAAGTATGGGTATGTACTTCTGATGATTGCAACTGCTGGGTTCGCGACAACTTTAAAAGCAGCAATGTCCCCGCTTGCCCAATTTGTCAAAGTGATATGGAGCAGACAACTAAGGTTCTTGAAGTGGTTAATAACCATAGCCAGAATCTAATCGGATAA
- a CDS encoding DNA ligase D, translating into MLKPMLPTLSFETPQGEEWRYEIKFDGFRALLKWDTEIELTSRNGKPLLPLFPELSEFLDTLKAKFQPYLPLTLDAELVYLENPYKANFGAIQIRGRMRSREKIKFEAERNPCRLMVFDLLKIRGKNIASERYQDRRLKLQSMFSELGLPLSPNQQNHDLVQLVPSETDLKDLWEKVIIYDGEGIIAKQNNSKWEEGKRTEAWIKSKNWKYVSCFVTAYEKSNGYFYISVYKDSKIHQIGLVIFGFNPEEKNALHQIIKQNKSDEDSQFIYLEPGICLDVKYLEIYEAQLREPHFHQFRFDISPDSCTYEKFVFQQKNLPPDIGITHPDKPIWKEPPIKKIDYIHYLREISPYMLPFLEKRMLTVIRYPHGMFGEAFYQKNVPDYAPDFVDTSKSEGIEYIVCNNMKSLIWLGNQIAIEFHIPFQTIYSKGPDEIVFDLDPPSREDFHLAIKAALHIKEVLDELKLISFIKTSGNKGLQVYVPLPDNRYSYDDTRLFTSFIANYLVSKEPDYFTIERLKKNRGNRLYVDYIQHAEGKTIVCPYSARGKSHAGVATPLFWEEVNVDLNIENFQLGTIIQRVQKLGCPFRNYFAAKTEQNFEPVLNILKSKKS; encoded by the coding sequence ATGTTAAAACCTATGCTCCCTACACTTTCATTTGAGACTCCACAAGGGGAAGAATGGCGATATGAGATAAAATTCGATGGCTTTCGAGCCTTGTTGAAATGGGATACAGAGATTGAACTGACAAGCCGCAATGGCAAACCCCTATTACCTCTTTTTCCGGAATTATCGGAGTTCCTGGACACTCTTAAAGCAAAGTTCCAGCCCTATTTGCCTTTGACATTGGACGCTGAACTTGTTTATCTTGAGAACCCTTATAAAGCTAATTTCGGAGCGATTCAGATTAGGGGAAGAATGCGGTCCAGGGAGAAAATCAAATTCGAAGCTGAAAGGAATCCATGCCGGCTGATGGTTTTTGACCTTTTGAAAATAAGAGGCAAAAACATTGCATCTGAAAGGTATCAAGATCGGAGGCTAAAGCTTCAATCCATGTTTTCCGAGCTTGGACTGCCACTCAGTCCAAACCAGCAAAACCATGACTTGGTCCAGCTTGTCCCAAGTGAAACTGATTTGAAAGATTTATGGGAAAAAGTGATCATCTACGATGGTGAAGGGATAATTGCCAAACAAAATAATAGCAAATGGGAAGAAGGAAAACGGACAGAAGCGTGGATTAAATCGAAAAATTGGAAATATGTTTCCTGTTTTGTGACGGCATATGAGAAATCAAATGGATACTTTTATATTTCTGTTTACAAAGATTCAAAAATACATCAAATCGGGCTGGTGATCTTCGGCTTTAACCCTGAAGAAAAAAATGCCCTCCATCAAATCATCAAGCAAAATAAAAGTGATGAAGACTCCCAGTTCATTTATTTAGAACCAGGCATCTGCCTTGATGTGAAGTATCTGGAAATTTACGAGGCCCAACTCCGCGAGCCTCATTTTCATCAGTTCCGTTTTGATATAAGTCCAGATAGCTGCACGTATGAAAAATTCGTTTTCCAACAAAAAAATCTTCCTCCGGATATCGGTATCACCCATCCAGATAAGCCGATCTGGAAAGAACCGCCAATTAAAAAGATTGATTACATCCATTATCTAAGGGAGATTTCTCCCTATATGCTTCCATTCCTGGAGAAACGGATGTTAACGGTGATCCGCTATCCTCACGGAATGTTTGGCGAAGCCTTTTACCAAAAAAACGTTCCTGATTATGCACCGGATTTCGTCGATACTTCGAAATCTGAAGGCATTGAGTATATTGTCTGCAATAATATGAAATCATTGATATGGCTCGGTAATCAAATCGCCATTGAATTTCATATTCCTTTTCAAACAATCTACAGCAAAGGACCGGATGAGATCGTATTTGACCTTGACCCGCCATCACGAGAAGATTTTCATTTGGCGATCAAAGCTGCGCTTCATATCAAAGAGGTCCTGGATGAATTAAAGCTGATCAGCTTTATTAAGACTTCAGGGAATAAAGGACTTCAGGTTTATGTCCCGCTTCCTGACAACCGTTATAGCTACGATGATACAAGGCTGTTCACCTCCTTTATCGCGAATTATCTTGTTTCTAAAGAGCCGGATTATTTTACAATTGAACGCCTGAAGAAAAACAGGGGGAACCGATTATATGTTGATTACATCCAGCACGCTGAGGGCAAAACGATTGTCTGCCCATATTCCGCACGCGGGAAATCGCATGCTGGTGTAGCGACTCCCTTATTCTGGGAAGAAGTGAACGTGGATTTAAATATTGAGAACTTCCAACTTGGAACGATCATACAGCGCGTACAAAAGTTAGGATGTCCTTTCAGGAATTATTTTGCGGCAAAAACTGAGCAGAACTTCGAACCGGTACTTAATATTCTTAAGTCAAAAAAATCCTGA
- a CDS encoding LysE family transporter, with amino-acid sequence MNVFLGYIFLGLSLAAPIGPVNAAQMDKGIKSGFFQAWLLGLGALTADIIYMLTVYLGVVNFLETPFMQSFLWLFGFFVLMYTGIETIMNSGKIVMDNRSENSGFKSFLSGFIMSISNPLTILFWLGIYGSVLAKTASSYETGELVIYSFGIILGLVLWDIIIAAISSSFRKLLTTRLLTFISLISGLSLIGFALFFGYQALKLFL; translated from the coding sequence GTGAATGTCTTCTTAGGATATATTTTTCTTGGATTATCACTAGCCGCCCCGATTGGGCCAGTAAATGCTGCTCAGATGGATAAAGGAATCAAAAGTGGCTTTTTCCAGGCCTGGCTGCTTGGCTTAGGAGCTCTGACAGCAGATATTATCTACATGCTGACTGTTTATCTTGGAGTTGTTAATTTCCTTGAGACTCCGTTCATGCAATCTTTTCTCTGGTTGTTTGGATTCTTTGTCTTAATGTATACAGGAATAGAAACAATCATGAACTCGGGGAAAATCGTCATGGATAACCGAAGTGAAAATTCCGGTTTCAAATCTTTTTTATCAGGGTTTATAATGTCCATTTCCAACCCTCTGACAATTTTATTCTGGCTAGGAATTTACGGGTCTGTCCTTGCCAAGACCGCATCCTCCTATGAAACCGGAGAACTTGTCATTTACAGTTTTGGCATCATTCTAGGTCTTGTTCTCTGGGATATCATTATAGCCGCTATTTCCAGCAGCTTCCGAAAGCTTCTGACAACAAGGTTATTGACCTTCATTTCCCTTATATCCGGACTTTCATTGATTGGCTTTGCCCTGTTTTTTGGTTATCAGGCATTGAAGCTTTTCCTTTGA
- a CDS encoding DUF2935 domain-containing protein, translated as MARDFKSAAMYEHRFWLQVLGDHGRFLHEALVPVEQEEIETAKYFINTFDRLLQRVETTDLIHLSIRADEEAKKIRQFKLDLIEKMLTGNVKIHLGPTFINHMVNEVEEYIRVLEYLKRGEVPPVFHELHHHTVWLLDAAGHAGAIQSNLDQVEKQLKAKSEKYMKHFEDFYLKAVEMTGYLRTNLTSFPALQRMNQEVSLEIQLFMKFLDELKELELTEQALGSFAPLMADHMFREECYYLSKVAEAASLNQPDCDPGKPRLMAE; from the coding sequence ATGGCGAGGGACTTCAAAAGTGCTGCCATGTATGAGCACCGCTTTTGGCTCCAGGTTCTTGGTGACCACGGGAGATTCCTGCATGAGGCACTGGTGCCTGTAGAGCAGGAGGAAATAGAAACGGCAAAGTACTTTATTAATACTTTTGACAGGCTGCTGCAAAGGGTTGAAACAACAGATCTCATTCATTTGAGTATACGAGCGGATGAAGAAGCGAAGAAAATCAGGCAATTTAAGCTGGATTTGATTGAAAAAATGCTTACTGGCAATGTGAAAATTCATTTAGGCCCTACTTTTATCAATCATATGGTCAATGAGGTTGAGGAATATATCAGAGTTCTTGAGTACCTAAAAAGGGGAGAGGTACCCCCGGTATTCCACGAATTGCATCATCATACGGTCTGGCTGCTTGATGCAGCAGGCCATGCAGGTGCTATTCAGAGTAACCTTGATCAAGTTGAAAAGCAACTGAAAGCAAAGAGTGAGAAATACATGAAGCATTTCGAGGATTTCTATTTAAAAGCAGTCGAGATGACTGGTTATCTGCGAACAAATTTAACTTCCTTTCCAGCTTTGCAAAGAATGAATCAAGAGGTATCATTGGAGATTCAACTGTTCATGAAATTTCTGGATGAGTTGAAGGAGCTCGAGTTAACTGAACAGGCACTGGGAAGCTTTGCACCTTTGATGGCTGATCATATGTTCAGAGAAGAGTGCTATTATTTATCTAAAGTCGCAGAAGCTGCCTCGTTGAACCAGCCTGACTGTGATCCTGGCAAGCCGAGGCTTATGGCAGAATGA